From a single Equus asinus isolate D_3611 breed Donkey chromosome 2, EquAss-T2T_v2, whole genome shotgun sequence genomic region:
- the PTGER2 gene encoding prostaglandin E2 receptor EP2 subtype, translating into MGNASNNSRPGDCESRQWLPSGESPAISSVMFSAGVLGNLIALALLARRWLGDAGRSAGRGSSVSLFHVLVTELVFTDLLGTCLISPVVLASYARNQTLVALAPEGRACNYFAFAMTFFSLATMLMLFAMALERYLSIGHPYLYQRRVTRRGGLVVLPAVYAASLLFCSLPLLGDRQYAQYCPGTWCFIRHGRTAYLQLYATLLLLLIVAVLACNLSVILHLVRMHRRARGSCCAPALGSGPCGPGPRRRGERVSMAEEMDHLILLAIMTITFAVCSLPFTIFAYMDEAFSRREKWDLQALRFLSINPIIDPWVFAIFRPPVLRVLRSVLCCRVSLRTREAAPTSCSTQSQCQ; encoded by the exons ATGGGCAATGCCTCCAATAACTCCCGGCCCGGGGACTGCGAGTCTCGACAGTGGCTCCCCTCGGGCGAGAGCCCAGCCATCAGCTCCGTGATGTTCTCGGCCGGGGTGCTGGGGAACCTCATCGCGCTGGCGCTGCTGGCGCGCCGCTGGCTGGGGGACGCGGGGCGCAGCGCCGGCCGCGGGAGCTCCGTCTCCTTGTTCCACGTGCTGGTGACCGAGCTGGTGTTCACCGACCTGCTGGGGACCTGTCTCATCAGCCCCGTGGTGCTGGCTTCGTACGCGCGGAACCAGACTCTGGTGGCACTGGCGCCCGAGGGCCGCGCGTGCAACTACTTCGCCTTCGCCATGACCTTCTTCAGCCTGGCTACGATGCTCATGCTCTTCGCCATGGCCCTGGAGCGCTACCTCTCCATCGGGCACCCCTACCTGTACCAGCGCCGCGTCACGCGCCGCGGCGGCCTCGTCGTGCTGCCCGCCGTCTACGCCGCGTCCCTGCTCTTCTGCTCCCTGCCGCTGCTGGGCGACAGGCAGTACGCCCAGTACTGCCCTGGGACGTGGTGTTTCATCCGGCATGGACGCACCGCTTACCTGCAGCTCTACGccacgctgctgctgctgctcatcGTCGCGGTGCTCGCCTGCAACCTCAGCGTCATCCTCCACCTCGTCCGCATGCACCGCCGGGCCAGGGGAAGCTGCTGCGCGCCCGCCTTGGGCAGCGGCCCGTGCGGCCCTGGGCCGCGCAGGAGAGGCGAACGGGTGTCCATGGCGGAGGAGATGGACCACCTCATCCTCCTGGCTATTATGACCATCACCTTCGCCGTCTGCTCCTTGCCTTTCACA ATTTTTGCATATATGGATGAAGCCTTTTCCCGAAGAGAAAAGTGGGACCTCCAAGCCCTTAGGTTTCTGTCGATCAATCCGATTATCGACCCCTGGGTCTTTGCCATCTTTAGGCCGCCTGTGCTAAGAGTGCTGCGGTCCGTGCTCTGTTGCCGGGTGTCATTGAGGACACGAGAGGCAGCACCGACTTCCTGTTCCACACAGTCCCAGTGCCAGTAA